Within Campylobacter jejuni, the genomic segment GCTTTTATCTGCTGCTATATTTTCAAGTATAGCATTTACAGGGGTTTGCAATTTGTAAATTTTCATCTTAAATCAAGACCCAAATTTTTAAGAGTATTTAAAATTTTATCCATACATTCATTTACTTGATTATCTTCTAGAGTTTTATTTATATCCCTAAAAGAAAAACTTATAGTAATGCTATAAAATTCTTTAAGGTTTTCATCACTATAAATATCAACTAAACGAAAATTTTCAAGTATTTCTAAATTCAATTCTTCGATACAATTTTTAATCTGATTGTATTCAAAACCTTTAGGTATTAACACACTAAGATCTCTAGTGATAGCTGGGAATTTGGAGTAAGGCTTAGCTATTTTAAAATCTTGCCTGATTAAATCTAAATCAAGTTCGCAAATATATGTTTTTGGTAAATCTCTCTCATTTTCTATTTTTAAATGCAAACGGCCTATAAAACCTACTTTAATATCTGATAGATAAATATCTGCTTGTTCATAAGGGCTTAAAATATTATATTTTGATGATTTTAGTTTAAAATCACCTATAATATTTTTAATGTCTAAAAGAAAATCATAAAATTGCACCGATTCAGGTTTTGCCTTGTTGGAAATTTTAGCTTCTTCTTTTAAGCCAGAATGGATAAATGCGATATGGTTTAATTCTTGATTATTAACATTGAAAACAGCCCCTAGTTCAAAAAGTTTAATAATTTTTTTAGAATTTTTTGCATTTAAACTTGCTGCATTTAACAAATGATTTAAAAGGGTTGTTCTTAAAGTATTAAGTTCTGCTGTAATTGGATTGATTAGTTTTAGTTTAACAGAGTCAAAACCCAATCTTTTAAGTTCTTCTTCATTATCCAAAACGTAATGTAAGCTTTCAAAATAACCACTAGCTACTGCTCTTTTTCTTAAATTTAAAAACTCAATATAATTTTTATATGCAGAATTTAAACGATTTTTTTCTATAAATTCTAAACCCTTGGAAGCAATATTATCAATACCTATAATTCTTACAACTTCCTCGCAAATATCTGATAAATTTTTAATATCAGGACGATGTAAAGGTGCTTTAACATTTATAAGCCCTTCACCTGAAAGTATAAGCTCAAAACCTAATTTCTTTAATATTTTTAATACTTCATCTTTATCAACATTTTGCCCTATTATATCGCCAATACTTTCAATACTTATTGGTATGATTGGTAATTCTTTGTCGGTTAAAATTTGTTGAGAAGAACTATAAATAACAAGATTTGGAATCTGCTCAAAAATACCAAGCAAAAAATCCATTCCTAAATTTAATTTAGGTTCACTTCCCCTAAAACTTCTATAAAGCATTTTTTCATCTTGATCTTTATGATATATTTTAGCATCTGCAATTACCAATGGATCGGTATAATTAGCCTCAATAATAATTATTTTAGAATCATCTTTACATCTACTTTCATTATTTTGGAAAATTCCGCTAAAGCTTAAAAGTTTATCTTTGCAAGATACTTTTGTTTCTCCATGCACTTGCTTGCTTAAATTAATGGTAAATTCTTCATCTTTTTCAGAAAAACTACTTAAATCATAAGCATTAAAAAGAACACCAGTTGAATGCGTTGCATAATTTAATAAATTTTCTATGGAATTTTTTCCCAAACCTTCAATTTGAGCAAGTCTTAAACTAAGTAATAAGTTTGTTTGAATTTCTTCTTTTAGCTCTATAGCTCGATAATTATAAAGTCCATTAAGTTCTTTCTCAGCTGCTAAGCGCAAAATTCTACCGATACCTAAAACATTTTCACTTTCTTTAAATGGTTTTGGTTCTTTTAAATTTAAATTTAAAGCTGCGGCTAAATCACGAGCTATACCATAAATACTTAAACAATCACCTCTATTAGGAGTAAGTTCTACTTCTATTAGCTCATCATTAAAAATTTCATAAGTATTTAAAGCTCTCCCAAGTTCTAATTTCCCTATGCTCTCATCTAAAAGCATAATTCCTTCATTGATTTTTTCAAAACCCAGTTCTAAACTAGAACAAAGCATACCACAAGAATCCACTCCTCGTAATTTTGCTTCTTTTATTTCCATACCGTTTGGCATGATAGCACCTTTAGTTGCAACAGCTACAAATTGTCCTGCATCAACATTCGCAGCACCGCAGACAATTTGCAAGGTTTCACTTCCGATATCAACTTGACAAATGCTTAATTTATCTGAATTTTCATGTTTAATTTTTTCCTTAACATAGCCTACAACAACTTTATCTGGAGCCTTTAAAGCGCCAACCCTATCAACTTCTATACCTATAGAGTTTAAAGTTTTAGCTATTTTATCTGAACTTATTTCTTCAAGTTCTAACCAATCATTCAACCAACTTTTAGTAATTATCATCTAAACTGCTCCAATAATCTCAAATCACCTTCAAATAAAGATCTTAAATCTGGAATTTGATGCAAAAGCATTGCAAAACGTTCTACTCCCAATCCAAAGGCATAACCACTTACATTTTCATAGCCAACAAAATTATAAACATTAGGATCAACTATTCCACATCCTAAAACTTCAAGCCAACCTGTATGTTTGCAAACTCTACAACCCTTTCCTTTGCAAAATACACAAGAAATATCAACTTCAGCAGAAGGTTCTGTAAATGGAAAAAAACTTGGACGAAAACGAACTTTCACATCCCCAAACATATAACGCAAAAAATCTTCCAATACACTTTTTAAATTTGCAAAGCTAACCTTTTGCCCTTCTTCCACCACAAGGCCTTCAACTTGATGAAACATAGGAGTATGCGTAATATCAAAATCTCTTCTAAATACAGCACCAGGGGCTATCATCCTAATAGGAGGTTTTTGTGCAAGCATTGTCCGTATTTGCACTGGCGAAGTTTGTGTTCTTAAAAGCCTTTTATCATCAAAATAAAAGGTATCTTGCATATCTCTTGCAGGGTGAGATTTAGGTAAATTTAACGCTTCAAAATTATGAAAGTCATCTTCTATTAAAGGCCCTTTTTCTATGCTAAAATTCAAAGCTATAAAATACTCTATGATTTTATCCATGGTGCTCATAACAGGATGCAAGGCACCTGTTGTAATACTTTCATCAAAATAGTTAAAATTTAAAGCATCTTGTTTCATTCTTTCTTCTAAAGCAAGATTTTCCAAATCTTTAAATTTGGCTAAATAAGCCTCATTAAATATTTCTTTTTGTGCATTTAATTTAGCAGCAAATTCTTTTTTCGCCCTATCTTCTAACTCTTTAAGCTTTGTAAAGCCTTCTGTTAAAATACCTTTTTTTCCAAGAACGGAAATCCTAATGGCTTCCAAATCATTTAAATTCTCACATTTTTGAATCTGTTCTATAAAATTTTGCAATTTTCTTACCTTAAATAAAATATTTCAAGTTCTAATTCTATTAAAAACTATTTTAAATTCAGCATAAAAACCAAACTTTAAAGATATAATTGTATCAAACCAACAGTAAAAAAGGATAAATAATGCAAGAAAAAACAATTTTTGAACTCATAGTTGAAGGTAAACTTCCATGCAATAAAGTGCTTGAAAGTGACGATTTTCTAGCATTTCATGATATTGCACCCAAAGCACCCATACATATACTTATAATCCCTAAAAAACATTTTAAAGACTTTCAAGAATTTGATCCTGAACTTATGGCCAAAATGACAAGTTTCATACAAGAATTAGCTGTTCTTTTAGGTGTAGATAAAAGTGGATATCGCTTGGTAACAAACTGTGGAAAAAATAGTGGACAAGAAGTTTTTCATTTGCATTTTCATATGCTTGGAGGTTTTGAACTGCCTAAGGAAAAAACAAAAAAAGAAAATCCTCAAGCTTTATTTTAGTTTAAATGGTAGAAAAACTACCATTTAAACTATTTTGTCAAAGGTAGCAACATTCCCTCATATAATTTTTGATAAATTTCATCACCGCATAACTTTTTAGCTAGTTCTAAACCAAAAAGAATTGCCGTAGCTGGACCTGCTGAAGTTATAACATTTTTATTTACAACTACAGCCTTGTTAACACGATTTCCATTAAGTCCAACTTCACAACTAGGATAACAAGCAAACTCGCCCTCTAAAACACCTGCTTCATTTAAAACTATAGGAGAAGCACAGATTGCGGCAACAATTTTATTTTTGCTATGAAGTTGTTTAATGATATTTAAAATAACATTTGAATTCTTAAGATTCATCATACCTTCAAAGCCACCCGCCAAAGCAATAGCATCTAAATTTTCTATATCAACATCCTCTATAGAACAATCTGCTTTTATACTAATGCTATTAGCACCTTTTACCAATAACTCACTGTTTAACGAAGCTATAACAACTTCCAAATCTGGATTTAATTCTTTTGCTCGTTTTAAAACATCCGCAATTCCTATAAATTCAGCTTCTTCAAAACCTTGAGCCAATGGAATTAATACTTTTTTACTCATTTTGTTCTCCTTTTTTATATTTTTTAAATCTTTCTTCTCTTTCTTTGTTTTTTTGCATCATTTGACGATTAAAACCTATGACCAAAACAATCATTAAAAACACAAAGATAACTATTAGAATGAAATCTAAAATTTCCATAAATACAACCTTATTTTTGGGAAATTCTAACACATTTTTTTAAATCTTTAGAGAAAATTCAAAGATATTTCTATAAAATCTTTTTTTAAATAATTTCTCTGAAAAGGTTTACAAATTGAATCAGAAAAATATAAGAATTTTTGTTTTTTTTGTTATTATTATTTTATGGGGCTATTTTTCTTTCCCAATAGAAATATTAAAAATTCAAGATCCTAGTGGAGTTGTAAGCTATGGCTATACAGAAAATGCAAAAGCTTATTTAAAAAGTTATCTTATTACACTTTTATTAACTGCTTGCGCTGTTATTATCGGAGTGATTATTGGTTTTAGTTTAGCTATTTTACACTTCTCTAAATTTAAAACGCTTAATTTTATTATAGATGAATATATAGACATTATACGAGGAACACCAGTAATTTTACAATTGATGATTTTTGCTTTTGTAATTTTTACTTTTATAGATAACCTTTATGCAGCCATTCTTGCACTAGGACTTAATAGCTCGGCTTATATAGCAGAAATTGTAAGAAGCGGCATTAATAGTGTAGATAAGGGACAAATGGAAGCTGCAAGAGCAATGGGACTTGATTACAAAACTTCAATGAAAGAAATTATTCTTCCACAGGCTACTAAAAACATTCTACCTGCATTAGCTAATGAATTTATTTCTTTATTTAAGGAAACTTCTGTTGTAGGATTTATTAGTGTTATTGATATTACCATGCAAAGTCAAAGCTTGCAAGCCGTACTTTACAATCCAAAACCTATTATTTTCACTGGACTTGTTTATTATGTAAGTGTAAAAATTTTTAGCTATTTTGCAAAAAAACTTGAACTTAGGATGAATAAAAATGATTGAAGTTAAAAATTTACAAAAAAAATATGGAGAATTAGAAGTTTTAAAAAATATTAACACTACAATCTCAAAAGGCGATGTAATAGCTATCATAGGTCCAAGTGGAGGCGGAAAAAGTACATTTTTACGCTGCATCAATCGCTTAGAACTAGCTGATAGCGGGGAAATTTTAATCAATAAGCAAAACATACTTGATAAAGAAATTGATATTAATAAGATCAGGCAAAAAGTTAGCATGGTATTTCAGCATTTTAATCTTTTTGCTAATAAAAATGTTATGGAAAATTTATGTTTAACACCCATTAAAACAGAAATTTTAAGTCAAGAAGAAGCCATAAAAAAAGCAAAAATACTTCTTGCTAAGGTGGGTTTAGCAGACAAAGAAAATATAATGCCCCATAAGCTCTCTGGCGGACAAAAACAACGCATAGCTATTGCTAGAAGCTTGATGATGAATCCTGATGTTATTTTATTTGATGAGCCTACTTCAGCTCTAGATCCTGAAATGATAGGCGAGGTTCTAAGCATTATGAAAGATGTTGCAAAAGAAGGTTTAACTATGCTTGTAGTAACTCATGAAATGGGCTTTGCTAGAAATGTTGCCAATCGTATATTTTTTATGGATAAAGGAAAAATTGCTGTTGATGCAAGCCCTAAAGAAGTATTTGAAAATCCTAGCAATGAAAGATTGAGAGAATTTTTAAACAAGGTTTTAAATCATTAATTCATAAGCCATTAAGGCTTATGAATTTTAATCCCAACATTCAGCGTTTTTAATTCCAAGTTTACTAGCATTAAATTTAGGATCTATACCAGATTTTTGTTGCGTATTAAAATCTTTTAAAACTTTATTTACTATACCACCTAAAAGCAATAAAG encodes:
- the pheT gene encoding phenylalanine--tRNA ligase subunit beta; translated protein: MIITKSWLNDWLELEEISSDKIAKTLNSIGIEVDRVGALKAPDKVVVGYVKEKIKHENSDKLSICQVDIGSETLQIVCGAANVDAGQFVAVATKGAIMPNGMEIKEAKLRGVDSCGMLCSSLELGFEKINEGIMLLDESIGKLELGRALNTYEIFNDELIEVELTPNRGDCLSIYGIARDLAAALNLNLKEPKPFKESENVLGIGRILRLAAEKELNGLYNYRAIELKEEIQTNLLLSLRLAQIEGLGKNSIENLLNYATHSTGVLFNAYDLSSFSEKDEEFTINLSKQVHGETKVSCKDKLLSFSGIFQNNESRCKDDSKIIIIEANYTDPLVIADAKIYHKDQDEKMLYRSFRGSEPKLNLGMDFLLGIFEQIPNLVIYSSSQQILTDKELPIIPISIESIGDIIGQNVDKDEVLKILKKLGFELILSGEGLINVKAPLHRPDIKNLSDICEEVVRIIGIDNIASKGLEFIEKNRLNSAYKNYIEFLNLRKRAVASGYFESLHYVLDNEEELKRLGFDSVKLKLINPITAELNTLRTTLLNHLLNAASLNAKNSKKIIKLFELGAVFNVNNQELNHIAFIHSGLKEEAKISNKAKPESVQFYDFLLDIKNIIGDFKLKSSKYNILSPYEQADIYLSDIKVGFIGRLHLKIENERDLPKTYICELDLDLIRQDFKIAKPYSKFPAITRDLSVLIPKGFEYNQIKNCIEELNLEILENFRLVDIYSDENLKEFYSITISFSFRDINKTLEDNQVNECMDKILNTLKNLGLDLR
- the pheS gene encoding phenylalanine--tRNA ligase subunit alpha; this translates as MQNFIEQIQKCENLNDLEAIRISVLGKKGILTEGFTKLKELEDRAKKEFAAKLNAQKEIFNEAYLAKFKDLENLALEERMKQDALNFNYFDESITTGALHPVMSTMDKIIEYFIALNFSIEKGPLIEDDFHNFEALNLPKSHPARDMQDTFYFDDKRLLRTQTSPVQIRTMLAQKPPIRMIAPGAVFRRDFDITHTPMFHQVEGLVVEEGQKVSFANLKSVLEDFLRYMFGDVKVRFRPSFFPFTEPSAEVDISCVFCKGKGCRVCKHTGWLEVLGCGIVDPNVYNFVGYENVSGYAFGLGVERFAMLLHQIPDLRSLFEGDLRLLEQFR
- a CDS encoding histidine triad nucleotide-binding protein, with translation MQEKTIFELIVEGKLPCNKVLESDDFLAFHDIAPKAPIHILIIPKKHFKDFQEFDPELMAKMTSFIQELAVLLGVDKSGYRLVTNCGKNSGQEVFHLHFHMLGGFELPKEKTKKENPQALF
- the thiJ gene encoding DJ-1 family glyoxalase III, which codes for MSKKVLIPLAQGFEEAEFIGIADVLKRAKELNPDLEVVIASLNSELLVKGANSISIKADCSIEDVDIENLDAIALAGGFEGMMNLKNSNVILNIIKQLHSKNKIVAAICASPIVLNEAGVLEGEFACYPSCEVGLNGNRVNKAVVVNKNVITSAGPATAILFGLELAKKLCGDEIYQKLYEGMLLPLTK
- a CDS encoding amino acid ABC transporter permease — protein: MNQKNIRIFVFFVIIILWGYFSFPIEILKIQDPSGVVSYGYTENAKAYLKSYLITLLLTACAVIIGVIIGFSLAILHFSKFKTLNFIIDEYIDIIRGTPVILQLMIFAFVIFTFIDNLYAAILALGLNSSAYIAEIVRSGINSVDKGQMEAARAMGLDYKTSMKEIILPQATKNILPALANEFISLFKETSVVGFISVIDITMQSQSLQAVLYNPKPIIFTGLVYYVSVKIFSYFAKKLELRMNKND
- the glnQ gene encoding amino acid ABC transporter ATP-binding protein; amino-acid sequence: MIEVKNLQKKYGELEVLKNINTTISKGDVIAIIGPSGGGKSTFLRCINRLELADSGEILINKQNILDKEIDINKIRQKVSMVFQHFNLFANKNVMENLCLTPIKTEILSQEEAIKKAKILLAKVGLADKENIMPHKLSGGQKQRIAIARSLMMNPDVILFDEPTSALDPEMIGEVLSIMKDVAKEGLTMLVVTHEMGFARNVANRIFFMDKGKIAVDASPKEVFENPSNERLREFLNKVLNH